The segment GAGCGGATGGCACTGATGTGAACATCCACCACCCTGTCCGATACGTATTCATCTCTCCAGATTCTGCTTAAAATCTCCTCACGTGAGAAGATCTTATTCGGTGTGGTGGCAAGCAGTTTCAACAATTCAAATTCTCTGGCTGTCATATCGACGATTTTTCCATCGTACTTCACGAGGTAGTCTTCGGGATAGATCTCAAGTTTCCCAAATTTCAAGATCTTCTTCTCTTTTCCTATTCTTCGCAAAACAGCCTTTACCCTGGCTATTATTTCTCTGGGATTGAAGGGTTTTGTGATGTAGTCGTCTGCTCCGAGTTCTATTCCAAAAATACGATCCAGATCTTTATCACGTGCCGAAATGATGAGAATCGCAGTTTCAGGGTGGGAAACTTTTATTTCTGGAATATCATCCATGGCAACACCGTCGGGAAACATGAGATCGAGGAGCAAAACATCGTACTTGTTATCTGAAAGTTTCTGCCTGAGATCGAAAAGCGTTTCTGCCTCGTCACATTCGTAACCTTCCGTCTCGAGATATCTTTTCAGCACACTTCTTATATCTCCATCGTCTTCAGCTATCAGTACCTTTATCCTCACCTTTCTCACCTCTCAGAAATTCCTTCATGTTCTTGCCCGTTGCTATGTAGATCGCCTCTTCACAGAGATTGTTTGCGTGATCTCCCATCCTTTCCAGATCTCTTGCTACGAGGATGTAAACCAGTGCAAGTTCTGCCGGGATCCCGTCTTTCTTTATCTTCTCGACCACAAGCTCTCTGATTCTCTTCTCCATTTCATCTATCAGGTCGTCGAATTTCCACAATTTAAAAGCGGCATCCAAATCTTCTTCTACGAAGGCCTTGAAGGAATCCTGAACCACTTTCAGCGTGCTTCCGAACATATCCTTCAGCTCCTTCAGCATCTCAAAGTTGATCTTCTTTTCAGAGAGATACAGACACTTTTCTGCTATGTTGC is part of the Thermotoga sp. genome and harbors:
- a CDS encoding response regulator transcription factor, which codes for MRIKVLIAEDDGDIRSVLKRYLETEGYECDEAETLFDLRQKLSDNKYDVLLLDLMFPDGVAMDDIPEIKVSHPETAILIISARDKDLDRIFGIELGADDYITKPFNPREIIARVKAVLRRIGKEKKILKFGKLEIYPEDYLVKYDGKIVDMTAREFELLKLLATTPNKIFSREEILSRIWRDEYVSDRVVDVHISAIRSKIGKGWIKTVRGMGYKFSTRGDVEI
- the phoU gene encoding phosphate signaling complex protein PhoU, whose protein sequence is MVEHIHFEKELTLLKSNVSKMLFLVSESLNDAIKSLETMNTVLAKKVLESDEAIDDLNREIEEEAYQIIARYNPILKQLRYIITILKFSNDLERIGDLSCNIAEKCLYLSEKKINFEMLKELKDMFGSTLKVVQDSFKAFVEEDLDAAFKLWKFDDLIDEMEKRIRELVVEKIKKDGIPAELALVYILVARDLERMGDHANNLCEEAIYIATGKNMKEFLRGEKGEDKGTDS